The following coding sequences are from one Panicum hallii strain FIL2 chromosome 5, PHallii_v3.1, whole genome shotgun sequence window:
- the LOC112894781 gene encoding uncharacterized protein LOC112894781, translating into MAMATATARKVSVPAVLLVLSVLSCLLLVHAAAGNRRALLPREAAGDVLPTTAEEAAVGGEEPHHQLADDEEMAAARRAGLLQTEDYPGSGANSRHDPRNPH; encoded by the exons ATGGCCATGGCGACCGCGACGGCGAGGAAGGTGTCGGTCCCGGCCGTCCTGCTGGTGCTGTCCGTGCTCTCCTGCCTGCTCCTCGTCCACG CGGCGGCAGGCAACCGGAGGGCTCTGCTGCCGAgggaggcggccggcgacgtCCTGCCCACGACGGCGGAGGAGGCCGCGGTGGGAGGGGAGGAGCCGCACCACCAGCTCGCCGACGacgaggagatggcggcggcgaggcgggcggGGCTCCTGCAGACGGAGGACTACCCGGGGTCCGGCGCCAACAGCCGCCACGATCCGCGGAACCCGCACTGA